In the uncultured Methanobacterium sp. genome, one interval contains:
- a CDS encoding TIGR03576 family pyridoxal phosphate-dependent enzyme: protein MLICSSLDELKRREAAFRFIATLINQEGRSSLYDLSGLAGGFPVKKSDLPLLETYSGPAIFELNLQKEGKKHLGGEKVAAFNRTSAALLATILALVKPGEEVLHYLPELPSHPSIPRSAKLQGASYTEFDNIEDFQLSQETSLVVITGSTMDHRVLPLTDFEKIIQISHQQQIPVLVDDASGARIRTVIYNQPRALDMGADLVVTSTDKLMNGPRAGLMAGKSALIDQITEKAHQFGLEAQPPVVAGIVRALEMFTPQKLLDSIDRRNELSLMAGNVLNRVEKTPTGFMISASNLQKEILPEEEDQTFSKCELGTLMAMVLLKEHHIVTIPSVGMPGVSATIRLDLSAVDAERIDDAQIIQAIKDSLKRVKEILVDEEVCLSMLYE from the coding sequence ATGCTTATTTGTTCTTCCTTGGATGAATTAAAAAGAAGGGAAGCTGCTTTTAGATTCATTGCTACCCTAATAAATCAGGAAGGAAGATCCAGTTTATACGACCTTTCAGGGTTAGCTGGGGGGTTCCCGGTTAAAAAATCAGACCTCCCCCTCCTGGAAACCTATTCTGGTCCCGCTATTTTTGAATTAAACCTCCAGAAAGAGGGGAAAAAACATCTGGGTGGGGAGAAAGTTGCTGCATTCAACCGCACCAGTGCTGCCCTACTGGCCACCATACTGGCCCTGGTAAAACCAGGTGAAGAAGTACTGCACTACCTACCGGAATTACCTTCACACCCATCTATTCCCCGCAGCGCGAAACTTCAGGGTGCATCATATACTGAATTTGATAATATCGAAGATTTTCAGCTTAGTCAAGAAACATCGCTGGTGGTTATAACCGGATCAACCATGGATCACCGGGTCCTCCCCTTAACTGATTTCGAGAAAATCATCCAGATTTCCCACCAGCAACAGATCCCGGTACTGGTTGATGATGCATCCGGAGCACGGATACGCACCGTGATCTACAATCAACCCCGAGCACTGGACATGGGGGCGGATCTGGTTGTAACCAGCACTGACAAATTAATGAACGGGCCTCGGGCCGGTTTGATGGCGGGTAAATCCGCGCTGATTGACCAGATAACAGAGAAGGCACATCAGTTTGGACTGGAAGCCCAGCCACCAGTAGTTGCTGGCATAGTAAGGGCTCTGGAGATGTTCACTCCACAGAAACTTTTAGATTCCATAGATAGACGCAATGAACTTAGCCTCATGGCAGGGAATGTGTTGAATAGAGTGGAGAAAACCCCCACGGGATTCATGATTTCTGCATCTAACTTGCAGAAAGAAATTCTTCCAGAAGAAGAGGATCAAACCTTTTCAAAGTGTGAATTAGGAACTTTAATGGCCATGGTACTTTTAAAAGAACATCACATAGTTACCATCCCCTCAGTGGGAATGCCTGGAGTATCGGCCACCATCCGCCTGGACTTGTCTGCAGTTGATGCCGAAAGAATTGATGATGCTCAAATAATTCAGGCCATTAAAGACTCACTAAAACGAGTAAAGGAAATTTTAGTTGATGAAGAGGTCTGTTTGAGTATGTTATATGAATGA
- the rtcA gene encoding RNA 3'-terminal phosphate cyclase — protein MIEIDGSFGEGGGALLRVSAALSALTGNAFTISNIWSNRPKPGLMPQHLNSVLALAKLSNAEVNGLELGSTQITFVPGQLNGGNLEIERNLEKGKNLEIERKWEKGKKLENGRKLEVDVKTAGSITLILQALMIPSLFADQGVEIMLKGGTDVRWAPPVDYLEQVTLPVLRSMGINVHLELLQRGYYPRGGGILSARIEPVHKLKPLNLHDLEVDVIRGISHATRLPLHVATRQAQVAEKKLKSAGYEVEIEIKVDDNNALGPGSGLVLWSEVKNKSIPRVGASSLGEPGKRAEIVGMEAADDILSCLSRGAALDQHMGDQIIPYLAIAGSSSVRVSELTQHTLTNIYAAEKFTNEKFQVDGGLGEVTTITV, from the coding sequence ATGATAGAAATCGATGGATCATTTGGAGAAGGTGGAGGGGCTCTTTTAAGAGTTTCAGCTGCCCTTTCTGCTTTAACTGGAAATGCATTCACTATTTCTAACATTTGGAGTAACCGACCAAAACCAGGGCTGATGCCTCAGCACTTAAATTCAGTACTGGCTCTGGCTAAACTCTCCAATGCAGAGGTTAATGGATTGGAATTAGGTTCAACCCAGATAACATTCGTCCCGGGTCAGTTAAATGGGGGAAATTTGGAGATTGAAAGAAACCTGGAGAAAGGGAAAAACCTGGAAATTGAGAGAAAATGGGAGAAAGGGAAAAAGCTGGAGAATGGAAGAAAACTAGAGGTCGATGTTAAAACTGCTGGTAGCATAACACTGATCCTTCAGGCTTTGATGATACCCTCTTTATTTGCAGATCAAGGAGTGGAAATTATGCTCAAGGGAGGTACTGATGTTAGATGGGCTCCACCAGTTGATTATCTGGAACAAGTAACTCTCCCTGTATTACGGTCAATGGGTATTAACGTTCATCTTGAATTACTGCAGAGGGGATACTATCCTCGTGGTGGGGGTATTTTAAGTGCACGGATTGAACCAGTGCATAAATTGAAACCATTAAATCTCCATGATCTGGAGGTGGATGTTATTCGGGGAATATCCCATGCCACCCGGCTTCCTTTACATGTGGCCACGCGACAGGCCCAGGTTGCTGAGAAAAAACTTAAAAGCGCAGGTTATGAAGTTGAAATTGAGATAAAAGTAGATGATAATAATGCATTAGGTCCAGGTTCAGGACTGGTGCTCTGGAGTGAAGTTAAAAATAAAAGTATACCCCGTGTGGGTGCCAGTTCCCTGGGAGAACCAGGTAAAAGAGCTGAGATAGTTGGAATGGAAGCAGCAGATGATATTCTATCATGTTTATCCAGAGGGGCAGCCCTGGACCAGCATATGGGGGATCAAATTATTCCCTATCTGGCCATTGCTGGTTCATCTTCAGTCAGGGTATCAGAGTTGACCCAGCACACTCTCACCAATATCTATGCTGCCGAGAAGTTCACCAATGAAAAGTTCCAGGTGGATGGTGGTCTGGGGGAAGTAACTACCATCACCGTTTGA
- a CDS encoding PIG-L family deacetylase translates to MDLKFKIILLLVLIVSLTTMAFSYSQLPFYPPDFSAGPSMNSGDRVLIVAPHPDDEVICNGGVIRYAVENHIPVKVVVVTDGNDTKTSPLIRHNETINGTKTLGLGEENVTFLGYKDGSLRNLLNDNWNYNNPFTASDGSKQIDYPYAFQKNATYCGANLAGNMETIIADFKPTIIIYPSGDDEQFDHQATSGFIEYATQETGYNGSKYTYLLHLPPNWPSPRSYYPEYYLVPPKQMVGVENGPEWFVFNLTTLEQRFKEQSFMAYKTQIVPSSYLMSFLRENELFAKYPTLNVSKSTDNSFLSDFAAGSKNLDDLFYDAAGDGKYQGKQKSLDIISVGMKVNDNSVNGNSWVSIKTVAETSSDAVYDVRMNIFNPEGTERVNISVHNGTAQIQQEANGSTTRTNIPSIIKNNTIIVEIPSDLFKNSSYLILSVDATKSGAIIDQTPWRVIKVS, encoded by the coding sequence ATGGATCTGAAGTTTAAAATAATCCTGTTATTAGTTTTGATTGTTTCTTTGACCACAATGGCGTTTTCATACTCACAACTCCCATTTTATCCTCCAGATTTTTCTGCAGGACCATCAATGAACTCAGGAGACCGGGTGCTGATTGTGGCACCCCACCCTGATGATGAAGTCATCTGCAATGGAGGAGTAATCCGTTACGCAGTAGAAAACCATATACCAGTTAAGGTAGTGGTGGTGACTGATGGTAATGATACCAAAACTTCACCCCTCATCAGACATAATGAAACAATAAACGGGACAAAAACACTGGGTTTGGGTGAAGAGAACGTTACATTCCTTGGTTACAAGGATGGTAGTTTAAGGAATCTTTTAAACGATAACTGGAATTATAATAATCCTTTCACTGCTTCAGATGGTTCAAAACAGATAGATTACCCCTATGCCTTCCAGAAAAATGCCACCTACTGTGGTGCTAACCTTGCGGGGAATATGGAGACAATAATTGCAGACTTTAAACCAACCATTATTATCTATCCCAGTGGGGATGATGAGCAGTTTGATCATCAGGCCACCAGTGGCTTCATTGAGTATGCTACCCAAGAAACAGGGTACAATGGAAGTAAATATACTTACCTTCTACATTTACCACCTAACTGGCCCAGTCCCAGGAGTTACTATCCGGAATATTATTTAGTCCCTCCAAAACAGATGGTGGGAGTTGAAAATGGTCCGGAATGGTTTGTATTTAACCTCACCACATTAGAACAACGTTTTAAAGAGCAATCATTTATGGCTTATAAGACCCAAATTGTCCCTTCATCATACCTTATGTCCTTCCTGCGCGAAAATGAATTATTCGCCAAATATCCAACATTGAATGTGTCAAAGTCCACAGATAATTCATTTCTTAGTGATTTTGCTGCGGGTTCTAAAAATTTAGACGACCTATTTTATGATGCAGCCGGTGATGGGAAATATCAGGGCAAACAAAAATCACTGGACATAATATCAGTAGGGATGAAAGTTAATGATAATTCTGTTAATGGAAATTCATGGGTATCCATAAAAACAGTGGCTGAAACTTCTTCAGATGCAGTGTATGATGTTCGTATGAATATTTTCAATCCAGAAGGAACTGAAAGAGTGAATATCTCAGTGCACAATGGAACTGCCCAGATACAGCAAGAAGCAAATGGCAGCACAACCAGAACAAATATTCCTTCAATTATTAAAAACAATACCATAATCGTGGAAATACCCTCTGATCTTTTCAAAAACAGCTCTTATTTAATTTTAAGTGTTGATGCGACTAAATCTGGTGCAATAATTGATCAGACTCCATGGAGGGTTATAAAAGTCAGTTAA
- a CDS encoding biotin--[acetyl-CoA-carboxylase] ligase gives MPQKQILKTFHAQKDEYVSLDQLSSETGISNIQLKDEIHSLKKEGYIIDSSPELGYRLIKTPNRLLPYEIQLDLTTNFIGQEIHHYSEVDSTNEVAKELAEKGSPEGTIIIAESQRSGKGRRGKKWLSPSGGVWMTIILRPDIPLSQAPLLTLVTGVAVAKTLANDCNLDVGIKWPNDILIGEKKVCGILTEASASAKGLDYVVVGIGIDLNVDVEAFPPKLREGATSLRRELDKEIQGVELVQDFLVNFEKLYNDFTKGQFTEILNQWRKLSKTIGSYVEVHQKGRTVRGEAVGISKDGILILEMDDGSLQKVISGECIHYKEKL, from the coding sequence ATGCCCCAAAAGCAGATTTTAAAAACATTCCATGCGCAAAAGGATGAATATGTTTCCCTTGACCAGCTGTCATCTGAAACGGGTATATCAAATATACAGCTCAAAGATGAAATACATTCACTCAAAAAAGAGGGTTACATAATTGATTCATCCCCTGAACTGGGTTATCGTCTGATAAAAACACCTAACAGACTCTTACCCTATGAAATACAGTTAGATCTCACCACCAATTTCATTGGGCAGGAAATTCATCACTACTCTGAGGTGGATTCAACCAACGAGGTTGCCAAAGAACTGGCTGAGAAAGGCTCACCCGAAGGAACCATTATTATAGCCGAAAGTCAGCGTAGCGGTAAAGGCAGGCGAGGTAAAAAGTGGTTATCACCATCTGGTGGGGTTTGGATGACCATAATACTTAGACCAGACATTCCCCTGTCTCAGGCACCTTTATTAACCCTAGTAACAGGAGTTGCAGTTGCCAAAACACTGGCCAACGATTGTAACCTGGATGTTGGAATAAAATGGCCCAATGACATTTTAATTGGTGAAAAAAAGGTTTGTGGAATACTGACAGAAGCCAGTGCCAGTGCAAAAGGCCTAGATTACGTAGTGGTTGGCATTGGCATTGACCTTAATGTGGATGTGGAAGCTTTCCCCCCAAAACTGCGAGAAGGTGCAACATCCCTCAGAAGGGAGCTTGATAAGGAAATTCAGGGAGTAGAACTGGTGCAGGATTTCCTGGTGAACTTCGAAAAACTTTACAATGACTTCACAAAAGGTCAATTCACAGAAATTCTTAACCAGTGGCGTAAACTCTCCAAAACCATTGGCTCTTATGTGGAAGTTCACCAGAAAGGCAGAACAGTTCGAGGAGAAGCAGTGGGTATAAGCAAGGACGGAATTCTCATTCTGGAAATGGATGATGGCAGCCTGCAAAAAGTCATATCTGGAGAATGCATACACTATAAAGAGAAATTATAA
- a CDS encoding acetyl-CoA carboxylase biotin carboxylase subunit, which produces MFEKVLVANRGEIAIRVMRACRELDIKSVAVYSDADQNSLFAKYADEAYNIGGPSPADSYLNIPHILEAAEKSGADALHPGYGFLAENSHLGDECAQNGLKLIGPSGSVIEAMGSKIESRKLMEKAGVPVIPGNSKGVTDPDEALKIAEAIGYPVIVKASAGGGGIGMRTVYEEDEMLRALESTQSVAASAFGDSTVFIEKYVEEPRHIEFQILADEHGNTIHVADRECSIQRRHQKLIEESPSPIMTDELRNEMGQAAVKAASSIGYTNAGTVEFLYSDGEFYFLEMNTRIQVEHPITEVVTGVDLVKEQLKIASGRELCCTQDDIQVRGHAIECRINAENPLADFAPNPGKITGYRSPGGPGVRVDSGVYMNYTIPPYYDSMISKLIVWGRNRNEAITRMRRALSEYIILGVKTTIPFHKSMMLSPNFWEAKLHTHFVDEYRKEIMDNMEKVIREDKEKEARLKSTFLPSKRVAAVSAAVSSHITSSMANKKE; this is translated from the coding sequence ATGTTTGAAAAGGTTCTGGTTGCTAACCGTGGAGAAATCGCCATCAGGGTGATGCGCGCCTGCAGAGAGCTGGACATAAAGAGTGTAGCGGTATATTCAGACGCAGATCAAAACTCACTCTTTGCCAAGTACGCTGATGAGGCTTATAATATAGGGGGACCCTCCCCAGCAGATAGTTACCTGAACATTCCTCATATTCTGGAAGCTGCCGAAAAATCAGGTGCAGATGCCCTGCACCCCGGATACGGTTTCCTGGCTGAAAACTCCCACCTGGGAGATGAATGCGCCCAGAATGGATTGAAACTCATAGGACCCTCTGGTTCTGTTATCGAAGCTATGGGAAGTAAGATTGAATCCCGTAAACTCATGGAAAAAGCAGGAGTCCCAGTAATACCTGGAAACAGTAAGGGAGTGACTGACCCAGATGAAGCCCTGAAGATTGCAGAGGCCATTGGTTACCCGGTAATTGTTAAAGCCTCCGCCGGTGGTGGGGGTATAGGTATGAGAACTGTGTATGAGGAAGATGAAATGCTGCGTGCACTGGAATCCACCCAATCTGTGGCAGCATCTGCATTCGGAGATTCCACTGTTTTTATTGAAAAGTACGTGGAAGAACCTCGCCATATTGAATTCCAGATCCTGGCTGATGAACATGGTAACACCATCCATGTTGCGGACCGTGAGTGCAGTATCCAGCGCAGACACCAGAAACTTATTGAAGAATCACCTTCACCAATTATGACTGATGAACTCCGAAATGAAATGGGTCAAGCAGCTGTAAAAGCGGCTTCATCAATAGGATATACTAATGCAGGGACCGTGGAGTTTCTTTACTCAGATGGAGAGTTTTATTTCCTGGAAATGAATACCCGTATCCAAGTAGAACACCCCATAACCGAAGTGGTAACTGGAGTAGATCTGGTTAAAGAACAGCTTAAAATAGCCTCAGGACGAGAATTATGCTGCACCCAGGATGATATCCAGGTGAGGGGTCACGCCATTGAGTGCCGGATCAATGCTGAAAATCCATTAGCAGATTTTGCCCCAAATCCAGGTAAAATAACTGGTTACCGATCTCCAGGAGGTCCTGGAGTACGCGTAGATAGTGGGGTTTACATGAATTACACCATACCTCCCTATTATGATTCCATGATCTCCAAGCTCATTGTCTGGGGACGTAACCGTAATGAAGCCATAACCCGGATGAGACGAGCCCTCTCGGAATACATTATACTGGGAGTGAAAACCACCATCCCCTTCCATAAATCCATGATGTTAAGCCCTAATTTCTGGGAAGCAAAATTACACACACACTTTGTGGATGAATACCGTAAGGAAATAATGGACAACATGGAAAAAGTCATCAGGGAAGATAAAGAAAAAGAAGCCCGGCTTAAATCAACATTCCTACCATCTAAAAGAGTTGCTGCAGTTTCAGCAGCTGTTTCAAGCCACATCACCAGTTCAATGGCCAATAAAAAGGAATAA
- a CDS encoding MFS transporter: MTVILFWCGLIVMSSMYLTIPLISVFSTSLNISSNEAALTSTIFCIFFAAGCLIYGPLSDRHGRKKIIVIGMGLLAIVSPLVGLFDTISWIILTRALQGAVAATFSPVALAYIVEMFPDNWKLTATGFLVTGFLMAGIVGQVISGFINQFLSWNYVFAVMGIFYFFTLFLVMFLLPSDDIQRPQSSLKDALKSMGSLFKIKPLLMTYSVDIMLLMSMMCMYTALGYYLSNPPFGLNNQEILYVRAVGIVGIVLASTSGMLAKKFHFFNVLIVGLSISAISIILLGMISNLMLIILLSVIFVAGVSVAAPPIIELIGQLGGKSRGSALSVHTVVLFIGGGIGPIMATSLLSTGISSLPYLFMGIVLIFGVVISFFIKRSLFQD; encoded by the coding sequence ATGACTGTAATCCTTTTTTGGTGTGGTTTGATAGTGATGTCAAGCATGTACCTTACCATACCTCTGATTTCAGTATTTTCAACATCACTAAACATATCCTCCAACGAAGCAGCATTGACCAGTACTATATTCTGTATATTTTTTGCTGCAGGTTGTCTAATTTACGGGCCTTTATCTGATCGACACGGCCGTAAAAAAATTATTGTGATAGGTATGGGGTTACTGGCCATTGTATCACCACTTGTAGGTTTATTCGATACTATATCCTGGATTATACTTACCAGAGCATTGCAGGGAGCTGTTGCTGCCACATTTTCACCAGTGGCCCTGGCCTACATTGTGGAAATGTTTCCCGATAACTGGAAGTTGACTGCTACTGGTTTTTTAGTTACCGGATTTTTAATGGCAGGAATAGTTGGTCAGGTCATCAGTGGTTTTATAAATCAGTTTTTAAGCTGGAATTATGTGTTTGCGGTCATGGGGATCTTTTACTTTTTCACACTTTTCCTGGTGATGTTCCTGTTACCCTCTGATGATATCCAACGCCCACAAAGCAGCCTTAAAGATGCATTAAAAAGTATGGGCTCTTTATTCAAGATAAAACCTCTGTTGATGACTTATTCGGTTGATATAATGCTTTTAATGTCAATGATGTGCATGTACACTGCACTGGGATATTATTTAAGCAACCCTCCATTTGGCCTAAACAATCAGGAAATTCTGTATGTTAGGGCAGTTGGAATTGTAGGTATAGTTTTAGCCTCAACTTCGGGTATGCTGGCCAAGAAATTCCATTTTTTCAATGTTCTAATTGTAGGATTATCCATATCTGCAATAAGCATTATATTGCTCGGAATGATTTCTAACCTGATGTTAATCATCCTATTAAGTGTGATCTTCGTGGCCGGTGTTTCAGTGGCTGCTCCCCCAATTATTGAACTTATAGGTCAACTTGGGGGAAAATCACGTGGATCTGCCCTATCAGTGCACACTGTGGTGCTGTTCATAGGGGGAGGTATTGGTCCAATTATGGCAACCAGCCTATTGAGCACGGGAATCAGTTCCTTACCATATTTGTTCATGGGAATTGTACTGATCTTTGGAGTTGTAATATCTTTTTTTATAAAAAGATCCCTATTCCAAGATTAA
- a CDS encoding MarR family winged helix-turn-helix transcriptional regulator, with amino-acid sequence MDETEVFKCWKHLNRQIHLKHHEIAQSHGLTLEQFHLLLELDELELDMISDDLLPPTIGELAADIGNAPHTLSGRIKRLEKKGLIKKIQDDNDLRINRVVFTENGQELINTIKKEAHNAFIQNALKKMNKETLDNFFEGLKELNKNLSS; translated from the coding sequence TTGGATGAAACTGAAGTATTTAAATGCTGGAAACACTTAAACCGGCAAATTCACTTAAAACATCATGAAATAGCTCAAAGTCATGGTTTAACCCTGGAACAATTTCATCTATTACTGGAACTGGATGAACTGGAACTGGACATGATATCCGATGATCTTTTACCTCCCACAATTGGGGAACTGGCTGCAGATATTGGTAATGCACCCCACACTCTCTCTGGAAGAATAAAAAGACTGGAAAAAAAGGGGTTAATTAAAAAAATACAGGATGATAATGATTTGAGGATTAACCGGGTTGTTTTCACGGAAAATGGTCAGGAATTAATCAATACCATAAAAAAAGAGGCTCATAATGCATTCATTCAGAATGCACTTAAAAAAATGAATAAAGAAACTTTGGATAACTTCTTTGAAGGTTTGAAAGAACTGAATAAAAATTTATCTTCATAA
- a CDS encoding METTL5 family protein — protein sequence MITRKRQLEIALQDVPPHPHPDPNLEQYHTPSIIAADVIWNAHACGDIQDLKVVDLGCGTGILALGSAMMGAVEVIGVDVDADALQVANSEALRLEVQDECRFLNMDINDFHEPADTVIQNPPFGAQKANRKDGDRRFLEKALEIAPVVYSFHLAKTHEFLELMVKALDASITNVFHYNFPLPRIYHFHQDEKREVEVVVLRIEKIE from the coding sequence ATGATTACCCGGAAAAGACAGCTGGAAATAGCCCTGCAAGATGTGCCTCCCCATCCACACCCTGACCCTAACCTGGAACAGTACCACACACCTTCCATTATTGCCGCTGATGTCATCTGGAATGCACATGCTTGCGGTGATATCCAGGACCTTAAAGTGGTGGATCTTGGTTGTGGAACTGGAATACTGGCACTGGGCTCAGCGATGATGGGTGCAGTGGAAGTTATTGGGGTGGATGTGGATGCCGATGCACTGCAAGTGGCAAATTCTGAGGCTTTAAGGCTTGAAGTTCAGGATGAATGCCGGTTTTTGAATATGGACATCAATGATTTCCATGAACCGGCAGATACTGTGATCCAGAACCCACCCTTCGGGGCACAGAAAGCCAACCGTAAGGATGGTGATCGTAGGTTCCTTGAAAAAGCACTGGAAATAGCTCCGGTGGTTTACTCGTTTCACCTGGCCAAGACCCATGAGTTCCTGGAGCTGATGGTTAAGGCACTTGATGCCAGTATCACCAATGTTTTTCACTATAATTTTCCCCTGCCACGTATCTATCACTTTCACCAGGATGAGAAACGGGAAGTAGAAGTTGTTGTTTTGAGGATAGAGAAAATAGAATGA
- a CDS encoding putative RNA uridine N3 methyltransferase codes for MSLNNISIFIPSSFLRETKDLKLKTYKVGLIGRSAALFRVTKIVVYSDTEDPEDNKGVKFISDILTYMNTPQYLRKKVFPITRELRNVGILPPLRTPHHPTGELHQGDFRQGLTLKRTKKGTIVDIGADRDALCKEKLSVNRVLSFKVDKLGKEIIITPDEPQVYWGYDVLSTYKSLDDSIDLLKPRPDLVVGTSRYAEPITSVLNEVKEGLRGSKHTAILFGGPYSGLHELMGNPDDVMDLEVNTIPNQGTKTVRTEEAVLATLSVFNILMD; via the coding sequence ATGTCACTTAACAACATTTCAATTTTCATACCTTCTTCTTTTCTAAGGGAAACAAAAGATTTAAAACTAAAGACTTACAAAGTAGGGTTGATTGGCAGATCAGCCGCCCTGTTTCGGGTTACAAAAATCGTTGTTTACAGCGATACTGAAGACCCAGAAGACAATAAAGGGGTAAAGTTTATTAGTGATATCCTCACTTATATGAATACCCCACAGTACCTTCGAAAAAAGGTATTTCCTATAACCAGGGAGTTGCGGAACGTAGGAATACTTCCTCCGCTTAGAACTCCTCATCACCCCACTGGAGAACTCCATCAAGGTGATTTTAGACAGGGACTTACATTAAAAAGGACCAAGAAAGGCACCATTGTTGATATTGGTGCTGACCGGGATGCACTGTGCAAAGAAAAGCTCAGTGTAAATCGGGTATTAAGCTTTAAGGTAGATAAGTTAGGAAAGGAAATAATAATCACTCCTGATGAACCTCAAGTTTATTGGGGGTATGATGTACTGTCTACTTATAAGAGTTTAGATGACAGCATAGATTTGTTGAAACCACGACCTGATTTAGTGGTGGGCACATCGCGCTATGCTGAACCCATCACTTCTGTTTTAAACGAAGTAAAAGAGGGGTTAAGGGGCTCCAAACACACAGCTATTTTGTTTGGTGGTCCGTATTCGGGCTTACACGAATTAATGGGCAACCCAGATGACGTAATGGATCTGGAGGTTAACACCATCCCTAATCAGGGAACTAAGACTGTAAGAACTGAAGAGGCAGTTTTAGCTACGTTATCAGTATTTAATATACTAATGGATTAG
- the rpl3p gene encoding 50S ribosomal protein L3, which produces MARHHQPRKGSVAFSPRKRAARESPSISSWPEREEPGLLGFPGYKVGMTHVTQLDNTKYSPTEGMEISTPVTVVETPPIVVLGIRAYTQTSRGIKAMTDVLASEFDEDLKRKISVPVEYDSEAQMASLKENLDKVVEIRALIHTKPRLASVPKKKPELMECGIGGNSVEDKLDYVAGVLGKEINPADVFADGEHTDAIAITKGKGFQGVIKRWGVRIQYGKAARSSKGRHVGSIGPWTPARTMWTVPMAGQMGYHQRTEYNKKILKIGEAEQADEVNPKGGFVKYGLVKNNYLLLKGSLPGPSKRLVMLRKASRPHGKHDDAPQISYISTASKQGV; this is translated from the coding sequence ATGGCTAGACATCATCAACCTAGAAAAGGATCAGTTGCATTTAGTCCTAGAAAAAGAGCAGCCAGGGAATCACCCAGTATAAGCTCCTGGCCCGAAAGGGAAGAGCCGGGTCTTTTAGGGTTCCCAGGTTACAAGGTGGGTATGACCCACGTGACTCAGCTGGATAACACCAAATACTCTCCCACCGAGGGAATGGAAATTTCCACCCCGGTCACTGTAGTGGAAACCCCACCTATAGTGGTATTGGGTATTAGAGCTTACACTCAGACCAGCAGAGGAATCAAAGCCATGACCGATGTCCTGGCATCAGAATTCGATGAAGACCTGAAACGGAAAATATCCGTACCAGTAGAATATGATTCTGAAGCTCAAATGGCAAGTCTCAAAGAGAATTTGGATAAAGTCGTGGAAATCCGAGCACTCATACACACCAAACCCCGACTGGCCAGTGTTCCTAAGAAAAAACCGGAACTAATGGAATGCGGAATTGGTGGAAACAGTGTGGAAGATAAACTGGATTACGTCGCCGGCGTACTTGGAAAAGAAATTAACCCTGCCGATGTTTTTGCAGATGGTGAACACACCGATGCAATAGCAATAACCAAAGGTAAAGGATTCCAGGGAGTTATAAAAAGATGGGGTGTACGTATACAGTACGGAAAAGCCGCTCGAAGTAGTAAAGGAAGGCACGTTGGTTCAATAGGACCATGGACCCCTGCCAGAACCATGTGGACAGTACCCATGGCTGGTCAGATGGGATACCATCAGCGTACTGAGTACAATAAGAAAATCCTCAAAATAGGCGAAGCTGAACAGGCTGATGAGGTTAACCCTAAAGGTGGATTCGTGAAATATGGTCTGGTTAAAAATAACTACTTACTCCTCAAAGGATCATTACCTGGACCATCGAAAAGACTGGTCATGTTAAGAAAGGCATCAAGACCACACGGAAAACACGATGATGCTCCACAGATATCATATATAAGCACTGCCTCCAAGCAGGGAGTCTAG